One genomic region from Clarias gariepinus isolate MV-2021 ecotype Netherlands chromosome 22, CGAR_prim_01v2, whole genome shotgun sequence encodes:
- the LOC128510410 gene encoding delta-type opioid receptor translates to MELSDGLNSVGDEIAYHLPNYSLLSGNISALDEEDGLLPAGVKITVVALYCIVCVVGLIGNCLVMYVIIRYTKMKTATNIYIFNLALADALVLATLPFQGMDVLLGFWPFGLALCKMVVAIDYYNMFTSIFTLTVMSVNRYIAVCHPVRSMAVRMPQRAKLVNVAVWVLASAIGVPVMIMGQVEVEANGIECMVVLPDPQSYSEPVFGICVFLFSFLIPVAIISICYGLMVRRLRSVRLLSGSRTKDRSLRRISQMVLAVVAAFVLCWMPVQVLALVQALGKVDLGGSQTTVAAMHFCIALGYANSSLNPVLYAFLDENFKRCFREFCVQTSTDVELEAQQRKSVRKEKQNEQEVIQRNGVVNEVGTIPRCED, encoded by the exons ATGGAGTTATCCGACGGCTTAAACAGTGTTGGAGATGAGATAGCTTATCATCTGCCCAATTACTCGCTTTTGAGCGGAAACATAAGCGCCTTGGACGAAGAGGACGGCCTTCTGCCGGCAGGAGTTAAGATCACAGTGGTTGCGCTTTACTGCATCGTGTGTGTGGTGGGTCTTATAGGCAACTGCCTGGTCATGTATGTCATCATCAG GTATACAAAGATGAAGACGGCCACCAACATCTATATCTTTAACTTGGCACTGGCTGATGCCCTAGTTCTGGCCACTCTACCTTTCCAAGGCATGGATGTTCTATTAGGTTTTTGGCCCTTTGGCTTGGCTCTGTGCAAGATGGTTGTAGCCATTGACTATTACAACATGTTTACCAGCATCTTCACACTAACTGTTATGAGTGTGAACCGTTACATCGCTGTGTGCCACCCAGTGCGGTCAATGGCAGTGCGTATGCCCCAAAGAGCCAAATTGGTCAACGTGGCAGTGTGGGTACTAGCTTCTGCCATAGGAGTACCTGTTATGATCATGGGACAAGTGGAAGTCGAGGCCAATG GTATCGAGTGTATGGTAGTACTTCCTGATCCTCAAAGCTACTCTGAGCCTGTATTCGGCATCTGTgtgttccttttttcttttttaatcccaGTGGCTATCATTAGCATCTGTTATGGTTTAATGGTGCGACGCCTACGTAGCGTGCGACTCCTCTCCGGCTCTCGCACCAAGGACAGGAGCTTGCGGAGGATTTCACAAATGGTGCTGGCCGTGGTGGCTGCATTTGTGCTCTGTTGGATGCCTGTTCAGGTCCTCGCTCTGGTTCAGGCCTTGGGGAAGGTGGATCTGGGAGGCAGTCAGACCACTGTAGCAGCAATGCATTTCTGCATTGCGCTGGGTTACGCCAACAGCAGTCTCAACCCAGTGCTTTATGCCTTTCTGGATGAAAACTTTAAACGCTGCTTTCGTGAATTCTGTGTTCAAACCAGCACAGATGTGGAACTGGAAGCTCAGCAGAGAAAATCTgttaggaaagaaaaacaaaatgaacaagAGGTTATACAAAGGAATGGTGTGGTTAATGAAGTTGGTACCATTCCCAGGTGTGAGGATTAA